Sequence from the Clostridium saccharobutylicum DSM 13864 genome:
AATCTGAACCAGAAACTTTAAAGCCACTATTTAATAAAACAGCAGCAAGTCCGCTCATGCTGATACCACCAATACCAATGAAATGAACTTTTTTATCTTTATCTTTTATAAAATCGAAAGACAAATGGATCAACCCCTTTTTAATTAGTAGAATTATATTAAAATTTTATATAATTCTTATACAATTGTAAAACTAAAATTCAAAGTCAGCATTTGAATAAATAAGCATATGAAAGAAAATAATAGAACAAAGACTACACATAGTTCTTGTCAGAGAGGAAAGCAGGTTCTTAATAATAGTGTATTTATTTAGTAGAATTTGCTGACACAGTATGACGAGAGCTATGCAATTATATTTGTTAATTATTTTCACGATTATGCCTAATAACAAAATAGCATTATAATATAATAATATTTAAAGTTATCAGGGAATATGTTTATAAATTCATACTATAAATGTATATTTATAGTTCAAAGTTAAATTTATGAAAGTTTTAGTAGTACACTGTAATTATAATTATATACATTTTTTTGTGAATCAACCACAGAAAAAAATAAATACATGCTATTTTATTGGAAAATGTTTATTTTCCATAAACTTATAGATAAAAAGTTAAAAACATTGATATTAATTTGGATTTGACATAAAATATGAATATTAAAGGGATTTAATAAAAATAAATTCGTGTAGGTGATTAAATGGAAAAGTTTACGAGAAATAAACGAGTAGTGATTATAACTAAGATACTATTGGAAAGTCCAAATAAGATAATAGGATTAAATAAATTTTCAGAATTATTAAATGCAGCTAAATCTACTATAAGCGAAGATATAGTAGTTGTTAGAGAAGTTTTAGAAAGACTTAGTATGGGAAAAATAGAAACTATAGCAGGGGTAGCTGGTGGTATTAAGTACATTCCTTCAATTGGATATGATAAGAAAAAAGAATTTTCATTAGAATTATGTAATTTATTAGAAGATGGGGGAAGAGTAATACCAGGAAATATAATATATATGACAGACTTAATGTATAATCCAGAAATAATAAGTAAGGCAGGGGTTATGCTTTCATCTTGTTTCCAAGGAAAAGATATAGATTATGTAATAACAGTTGAAACTAAGGGAATTCCCCTTGCTTATGAAGTAGCTAGAAATTTAGGAGTACAATTGGTCATTGCAAGAAGAGATAGCCAAGTTACGGAAGGACCAACAGTTACTATAAATTATGTTTCAGGAAGTAATGGAAGATTGCAACAAATGTCATTGTCTAAGAAATCAATGAAAAATTGCAGTAAATGTATATTTATTGACGATTTTATGAAGGGCGGAGGAACTGCAGTTGGAATCAAAGATTTATTAAAGGAATTTGATAGTGAATTAGTTGGAATTGGAGTATTGGTTGATAATAAACAAAGCGAAAAGAAATTAATTGATGAATATGTTTCAATTGTAGAATTAAAAGAAGTAGATGAATCATCAATTGTAGGAATACAACCTTCAAAAATATTTTCTTAATTAATTATAATTAACGTTTAAGGTATCTTCAAAAAAATAACAAGTCCATCTGTCAAGATTATTTTGGACTTGTTATTTTTTTAATAAATAAATCATCATCATAATAATAAATATAGCTTTTATTATTGTATAAGGACTAAATTAATGTTTAGTTTATATGCCCTAGAATTAGTTTATTATTAAAATGTGTAGTAATTTATATATTTTTACATAATAAAATAAATTTTCTAATAATTTAACAAATATAAAAGGAATTTAGAAATTTATGGAGAAATTATATATTATATAAATATCAAATATTTTTATAAGCAACTGGGAGGGGTGGAGTAAGATGCAAATTACAGACGTTAGAATTAGAAAAATCGCATCAGAAGGTAAAATGAAAGGAATCGTTTCTGTAACATT
This genomic interval carries:
- the purR gene encoding pur operon repressor; translated protein: MEKFTRNKRVVIITKILLESPNKIIGLNKFSELLNAAKSTISEDIVVVREVLERLSMGKIETIAGVAGGIKYIPSIGYDKKKEFSLELCNLLEDGGRVIPGNIIYMTDLMYNPEIISKAGVMLSSCFQGKDIDYVITVETKGIPLAYEVARNLGVQLVIARRDSQVTEGPTVTINYVSGSNGRLQQMSLSKKSMKNCSKCIFIDDFMKGGGTAVGIKDLLKEFDSELVGIGVLVDNKQSEKKLIDEYVSIVELKEVDESSIVGIQPSKIFS